Proteins encoded in a region of the Amia ocellicauda isolate fAmiCal2 chromosome 19, fAmiCal2.hap1, whole genome shotgun sequence genome:
- the rtca gene encoding RNA 3'-terminal phosphate cyclase translates to MAATTLEMDGSIMEGGGQILRVSAALSCIQGASIKISKIRAGRTTPGLRPQHLSGLELIRDLCDGHLEGGEVGSTEITLSTGKIKGGNHVADTKTAGSVGLLLQVALPCVLFADSPSELSLKGGTNAEMAPQIDYTLKVFKSMVEKFGVKFDCDLKMRGYYPKGGGEIIVKTKPVKELTPVNFTERGNITKIYGRAFVAGVLPHKLAKDMSTIAVRLIRKEIKDLYINIQSLQEKKDEAFGNGSGIIIIAESSTGCIFAGSALGKKGVYVDKVGIEAAEMLLRNIRHNGCVDEFLQDQLIIFMALANGTSRIRTGPLTLHTQTAIHVAEQLTKAKFTVTKAEDDNANSDTYIIECQGIGMANPNF, encoded by the exons ATGGCCGCAACAACATTAGAAATGGACGGCAGTATAATGGAGGGG GGGGGACAGATCCTGAGAGTATCCGCTGCACTGAGTTGCATCCAAGGCGCATCCATCAAAATATCCAAAATCCGGGCTGGGAGGACCACGCCGGGGTTAAG GCCCCAGCATCTGTCAGGGCTGGAGCTGATCAGAGATCTGTGTGATGGACACTTGGAAGGAGGTGAAGTTGGCTCTACAGAAATCACACTGAGCACAGGAAAAATCAAGGGTGGGAACCATGTTGCAGACACGAAAACTGCAGG gAGTGTGGGGCTGCTTCTGCAGGTGGCCTTGCCCTGCGTGCTGTTTGCAGACTCTCCCTCTGAGCTCTCTCTCAAAGGAGGAACCAACGCTGAGATGGCTCCCCAGATCGACTACACTTTAAAG GTGTTCAAGTCCATGGTGGAGAAATTCGGAGTCAAGTTTGACTGCGATTTGAAGATGAG AGGTTACTACCCCAAGGGTGGTGGTGAGATCATTGTAAAAACTAAACCAGTGAAGGAGCTCACTCCGGTCAATTTCACAGAGAGAGGCAACATCACCAAGATCTACGGGCGAGCCTTCGTGGCGGGGGTGCTCCCTCATAAA CTCGCCAAAGATATGTCAACGATAGCTGTTCGCCTCATCAGGAAAGAGATCAAGGACCTTTATATCAACATTCAGTCTTTGCAGGAGAAGAAGGATGAGGCCTTTGGCAATGGCAGTGGGATCAT CATCATTGCGGAGTCCTCCACAGGCTGCATTTTTGCGGGTTCTGCTCTGGGGAAGAAAG GTGTGTACGTGGATAAGGTTGGCATAGAAGCTGCAGAGATGCTCCTGAGGAACATTAGACACAATGGCTGCGTGGACGAGTTCCTGCAAGATCAG CTCATCATCTTCATGGCATTAGCGAATGGCACATCCAGGATCCGGACCGGCCCCCtcaccctgcacacacagactgcCATACACGTGGCTGAGCAATTGACAAAG GCCAAATTTACAGTTACCAAGGCAGAAGATGACAATGCCAACAGTGATACCTATATAATTGAGTGCCAGGGCATTGGGATGGCCAATCCAAACTTCTAA